A genomic segment from Oncorhynchus clarkii lewisi isolate Uvic-CL-2024 chromosome 12, UVic_Ocla_1.0, whole genome shotgun sequence encodes:
- the LOC139421533 gene encoding sterile alpha motif domain-containing protein 1-like, with the protein MSEPMYRDWILDTIDSLRSRKARPDLERICRMVRRRHGSAPEQTSEELDKLIQEQTVLKVNYKGSISYRNAAKVVRRSRKKDDHTAIRTTVEEANHSDLSNGDSALGPIDQDETEHLENELPVSMETDSTMEEEEEQEGADEDGHEGSSPSPGGEDAVQGGSGAPPPYSAPCSPSGSRPGHSPVSDRPSTCKTSKRSSPLSPSSPLAFRQNDCVCDSAFCPADHGPSGIQRNTGTGALKTIVQPSGTCPWVQKSLVKREREDGVRMEESGLTSDQLVPDCVDETMKGSDRQPKTSFPSDDCAKYKKGMDVASYVMAQDDVKNDVKNREISVKKETLRQNLLLWSVADVATYISAAGFPEQAVAFRTQEIDGKSLLLMQRSDVLTGLSIRLGPALKIYERHVKMLQRTHFLDEEDDL; encoded by the exons ATGTCTGAACCCATGTACCGCGATTGGATTTTGGACACTATTGACTCACTGCGGTCGCGAAAAGCCAGACCAGACCTTGAAAGAATTTGTCGAATGGTCCGGAGACGACATGGATCAGCGCCAGAACAAACCAGCGAGGAACTCGATAAACTGATCCAAGAGCAAACAGTCTTGAAAGTTAACTACAAGGGCTCGATTTCCTATCGAAATGCAGCCAAAGTAGTCAGAAGAAGCAGGAAAAAGGATGACCACACGGCCATAAGAACTACCGTGGAAGAAGCTAACCACTCTGATTTGAGCAACGGGGACAGCGCGCTAGGTCCCATTGACCAGGATGAGACGGAGCATTTGGAG AATGAGCTGCCAGTGTCAATGGAGACAGACAGCACcatggaagaggaggaagaacagGAGGGGGCTGATGAAGATGGCCATGAgggctcctctccctctcctggggGTGAGGATGCTGTGCAGGGGGGGTCTGGTGCTCCCCCCCCCTACTCTGCCCCCTGCTCCCCCAGCGGCTCTCGCCCTGGCCACAGCCCTGTGTCTGACCGCCCCTCTACCTGCAAGACCAGTAAGAGGTCCAGCCCTCTGTCACCCTCTAGTCCCCTGGCCTTCAGGCagaatgactgtgtgtgtgactctgccTTCTGCCCTGCTGATCATGGACCCTCAGGGATACAGAGAAACACAGGAACTG gGGCTTTAAAGACGATTGTACAGCCATCGGGGACCTGTCCCTGGGTTCAGAAGAGcttggtgaagagagagagagaggatggggtgaggatggaggagagtggcCTCACTTCTGACCAACTGGTTCCTGACTGTGTGGATGAGACCATGAAGGGTTCTGACAGACAGCCCAAGACGTCTTTTCCCTCTGACGACT GTGCTAAATACAAGAAGGGGATGGACGTTGCCTCTTACGTGATGGCTCAAGACGATGTCAAGAACGATGTGAAAAACAGAGAAAT CTCTGTGAAGAAGGAGACGCTGAGGCAGAACCTATTGCTGTGGAGCGTGGCGGACGTGGCCACCTACATCTCTGCTGCAGGCTTTCCAGAGCAGGCGGTAGCTTTCAGAACACAG GAAATTGATGGAAAGTCCTTGCTCCTGATGCAGCGCAGTGACGTGTTAACTGGCCTGTCCATCAGACTTGGGCCCGCCCTAAAGATCTACGAGCGCCACGTGAAGATGCTGCAGAGGACCCACTTCCTGGATGAGGAGGATGATCTCTGA
- the LOC139421534 gene encoding very-long-chain enoyl-CoA reductase-like, giving the protein MDTLALEAKATGQEKKSSAPRPRPKPPKKAKRIVYFEVEIVDAKTKEKLLLLDKVEPTSTILDIKALFHKSNPQWYPARQSLRLDPKGKGLKDEDVLQTLPVGTTASFYFFDLGAQIAWGTVFLSECYGPLLIYLMFYFRLPFIYAPKYDFSSSKHWVVHLACMCHSFHYVKRILETLFIHRISHGTMPLRNIFKNCSYYWCFAAWMAYYINHPLYTPPYYGQQQVKTALIIFLFCQVGNFSINITLRNLKCPGSKVKKIPHPTKNPFTWIFALVSCPNYTYELGSWMGFTVMTQCLPVAFFTIVGFVLMTVWARGKHRNYRKEFRDYPTLRSPILPFIL; this is encoded by the exons ATGGATACACTGGCTTTAGAGGCGAAGGCAACTGGACAAGAAAAAAAAAGTTCAGCCCCAAGACCAAGACCTAAACCACCCAAAAAGGCCAAAAGGATTGTTTACTTTGAGGTAGAAATCGTGGATGCAAAGACAAAGGAGAAGCTACTACTCTTGGacaaa GTTGAGCCAACTTCTACTATTTTGGATATTAAGGCTTTGTTCCACAAATCAA ATCCCCAGTGGTACCCAGCCAGACAGTCCTTACGCCTGGATCCTA AGGGTAAGGGTCTGAAGGATGAGGACGTCTTGCAGACACTTCCTGTTGGAACCACAGCCAGCTTCTACTTCTTTGACCTGGGGGCCCAGATCGCCTGGGGCACT GTCTTCCTATCAGAGTGTTACGGACCACTGCTCATCTACTTGATGTTCTACTTCCGCCTGCCTTTCATCTATGCCCCAAAATATGACTTTAGCAGCAGCAAGCACTGGGTTGTACA TTTGGCATGCATGTGTCACTCCTTCCACTATGTGAAGAGAATCCTTGAGACGCTGTTCATCCACCGTATCTCCCATGGTACCATGCCACTGAGAAACATCTTCAAG AACTGCAGTTATTACTGGTGTTTTGCAGCATGGATGGCCTACTACATCAACCATCCCCTCTATACACCACCCT ACTATGGGCAACAGCAAGTGAAGACAGCACTCATTATATTCTTA TTCTGTCAGGTCGGAAACTTCTCCATCAACATCACTCTACGCAACCTCAAATGTCCAG GTTCGAAGGTCAAGAAGATCCCACACCCAACTAAGAACCCATTCACCTGGATCTTCGCGTTGGTGTCTTGTCCCAACTATACATACGAG CTGGGGTCGTGGATGGGCTTCACAGTGATGACCCAGTGCTTGCCGGTGGCTTTCTTCACCATCGTGGGCTTTGTCCTGATGACGGTGTGGGCCAGGGGAAAGCACCGAAACTATCGCAAGGAGTTCCGTGACTACCCCACCCTGCGCTCCCCTATACTGCCCTTCATCCTTTAG
- the LOC139421535 gene encoding dnaJ homolog subfamily B member 1-like has product MGKDYYKVLGIQKGASEDEIKKAYRKQALRYHPDKNKSTGAEDKFKEIAEAYDVLSDAKKKDIYDRYGEEGLKGHTAGGGGGPNGPNNYTFHGDPHAMFTEFFGGRSPFDQFFARNGDDDMDTDDPFAAFGMGGMPGGMGGFHQHQRSFKSRPGGPHGGREKKKDSPVVHELKVSLEEVFSGCTKKMKISRKRLNPDGCSMRSEDKILTVDIKRGWKEGTKITFPREGDETPTNIPADVVFVVKDKPHPVFRRDGSDIIYPARVSLRDALCGCTVSAPTLDGRTVTVTSRDVVKPGMKKRIVGEGLPLSKYPEKRGDMVLEFVVKFPENLGQSARDALTQILPP; this is encoded by the exons ATGGGTAAAGACTATTATAAAGTGTTGGGTATACAGAAAGGCGCCTCTGAGGACGAGATAAAGAAGGCGTATCGAAAGCAGGCCCTGCGATATCACCCTGATAAAAACAAGTCCACTGGAGCTGAGGATAAATTCAAAGAGATCGCCGAGGCCTATGATGTCCTCAGCGACGCAAAGAAAAAGGATATATATGACCGATATGGAGAAGAAG GCCTGAAGGGGCACACAGCCGGCGGGGGTGGTGGTCCCAATGGTCCCAACAACTACACCTTCCATGGAGATCCTCACGCCATGTTCACAGAGTTTTTTGGTGGCCGCAGCCCATTCGACCAGTTCTTCGCACGCAACGGGGACGATGACATGGACACTGATGACCCCTTTGCTGCATTTGGTATGGGAGGGATGCCGGGTGGAATGGGAGGGTTCCACCAACACCAGAGGTCCTTCAAATCCCGACCAGGGGGTCCCCACGGGGGCCGCGAGAAGAAGAAAGATTCTCCGGTGGTGCACGAGCTGAAGGTGAGCCTGGAGGAGGTGTTCTCCGGCTGCACCAAGAAGATGAAGATCTCCAGGAAGCGGCTGAATCCGGACGGCTGCAGCATGCGCAGCGAGGACAAGatcctgacagtggacatcaagCGAGGCTGGAAGGAAGGGACCAAGATCACCTTCCCCAGGGAGGGAGATGAGACACCCACTAACATTCCTGCTGACGTGGTGTTTGTGGTCAAAGACAAACCCCATCCTGTGTTCCGCCGGGATGGCTCCGATATCATCTACCCTGCTAGAGTGTCCCTCAGAGAT GCACTGTGTGGATGCACGGTCAGCGCTCCCACTCTGGACGGCAGGACTGTGACTGTGACCTCCAGAGACGTGGTCAAACCTGGGATGAAGAAGCGTATCGTGGGAGAGGGACTACCCCTGTCCAAGTACCCAGAGAAGAGGGGGGACATGGTGCTTGAGTTTGTAGTGAAATTCCCTGAGAATTTGGGGCAGAGTGCCCGCGATGCA